A genomic segment from Alistipes senegalensis JC50 encodes:
- a CDS encoding RluA family pseudouridine synthase, with protein MTDERPIEELDPEVIPADGEDEEEAGLYEHFAVTADKGQTPMRLDKFLTVRMEHCSRNRIQAAADSGNILVNGKAAKSSYKVKPLDRIQIVMPYPRREVELRAENIPLDIPYEDEWLLLVDKPAGMVVHPGVGNYDGTLVNALMHHLNEQGIPAEEQNRAGLVHRIDKNTSGLLVIAKDEQTHARLAKQFFDHTIQRRYVALVWGNFEEDEGTITGNIGRSPRERQKMYVFADGSDGKHAVTHWKVLKRYGYVTLVECRLETGRTHQIRVHMAWIGHPLFNDERYGGDRILKGTTFAKYRQFIDNCFAVMPRHALHARLLGFEHPATHENVLFESPLPADFQSLLAKWDAYCSAAETAEQ; from the coding sequence ATGACCGACGAACGACCGATCGAAGAGCTGGACCCGGAGGTGATTCCGGCGGACGGAGAGGACGAAGAGGAGGCGGGCCTCTACGAGCACTTTGCGGTCACGGCCGACAAGGGGCAGACGCCCATGCGGCTGGACAAGTTTCTGACCGTGAGGATGGAACACTGCTCGCGCAACCGCATTCAGGCAGCGGCCGACAGCGGCAACATCCTCGTCAACGGCAAGGCGGCGAAGTCGAGCTACAAGGTCAAGCCGCTGGACCGCATTCAGATCGTGATGCCCTATCCGCGGCGCGAGGTGGAGCTCCGGGCCGAGAACATCCCGCTCGACATTCCCTATGAGGACGAATGGCTGCTGCTGGTGGACAAGCCCGCCGGGATGGTCGTCCATCCGGGCGTGGGCAACTACGACGGCACGCTGGTCAACGCGCTGATGCACCACCTCAACGAACAGGGAATCCCGGCCGAGGAGCAGAACCGCGCGGGGCTGGTGCACCGCATCGACAAGAACACCTCGGGGCTGCTGGTGATCGCCAAGGACGAACAGACCCATGCGCGGCTGGCCAAGCAGTTCTTCGACCACACGATCCAACGCCGCTATGTGGCCCTCGTGTGGGGCAATTTCGAGGAGGACGAGGGGACCATCACGGGCAATATCGGCCGCAGCCCCAGGGAGCGGCAGAAAATGTATGTCTTTGCCGACGGCTCGGACGGAAAACACGCCGTGACGCACTGGAAGGTGCTGAAACGCTACGGATACGTGACCCTCGTGGAATGCCGTCTGGAGACGGGGCGCACGCACCAGATCCGTGTCCACATGGCGTGGATCGGCCATCCGCTCTTCAACGACGAACGCTACGGCGGCGACCGCATACTCAAGGGCACGACATTCGCCAAATACCGCCAGTTCATCGACAACTGTTTCGCCGTGATGCCGCGCCATGCGCTGCACGCCCGTCTGCTGGGCTTCGAACACCCCGCGACGCACGAAAACGTGCTGTTCGAAAGCCCGCTTCCGGCCGATTTCCAGTCGCTGCTGGCGAAATGGGACGCCTATTGTTCGGCGGCGGAAACCGCCGAACAATAA
- a CDS encoding PASTA domain-containing protein encodes MEKRPDYLSRLRQNPLLWNLTLIAALILAMAVAAHLLMKAGTRHGSRRTVPDFSGVALHDAQRIARKHDLRLHINDSLFVPAYEGGIILDQLPEGGVEVKPGRTVYITINSFRQKMVPVPYVAGRSLRQAKNMLEIAGLEIAELVYRPDIATNYVLEEYCDKKQVTPTTRMEAEMGSGVTLYVGVEGGHGTTVVPRLVGLPLMQAKGRLWELGLNVGRVDFDEGVNLLNQKDTRVYVQIPGAERNAGLGSKVDLRLTLDGAKVDKHRAEAEKQAQAAAEERRMAEQQLADSLAQSALEEAAEPAEEQPAGNDNEGFFD; translated from the coding sequence ATGGAGAAACGTCCCGATTACCTCTCCCGGCTCCGGCAGAACCCGCTGCTCTGGAACCTCACGCTGATCGCCGCCCTGATCCTCGCAATGGCCGTCGCAGCCCACCTGCTGATGAAGGCCGGCACCCGCCACGGATCGCGGCGCACCGTGCCCGATTTCTCGGGCGTCGCGCTGCACGACGCCCAACGGATCGCCCGCAAGCACGATCTGCGGCTGCACATCAACGACTCGCTGTTCGTCCCCGCCTACGAGGGCGGCATCATCCTCGACCAACTCCCCGAAGGAGGCGTAGAGGTGAAGCCCGGGCGCACGGTCTACATCACGATCAACTCCTTCCGTCAGAAGATGGTCCCCGTACCCTATGTGGCCGGACGCTCGCTGCGGCAGGCCAAAAACATGCTGGAGATCGCCGGACTGGAGATCGCCGAACTGGTCTACCGCCCCGACATCGCCACCAACTACGTGCTGGAAGAGTACTGCGACAAGAAACAGGTCACCCCGACGACCCGCATGGAGGCCGAAATGGGTTCCGGCGTAACGCTATACGTGGGTGTCGAGGGAGGCCATGGAACGACGGTCGTGCCGCGGCTGGTGGGGCTGCCCCTGATGCAGGCCAAAGGCCGTCTCTGGGAACTGGGGCTCAATGTCGGGCGCGTGGATTTCGACGAGGGGGTCAATCTCCTCAACCAGAAGGACACGCGGGTTTACGTCCAGATTCCGGGCGCCGAACGCAACGCCGGGCTGGGTTCGAAAGTAGACCTGCGGCTGACGCTCGACGGAGCCAAGGTGGACAAACACCGGGCCGAGGCCGAAAAGCAGGCGCAGGCCGCAGCCGAAGAGCGCCGGATGGCCGAACAACAACTCGCCGACTCGCTCGCGCAGTCGGCGCTGGAAGAGGCTGCGGAACCAGCCGAGGAACAACCCGCAGGCAACGATAACGAGGGATTTTTCGACTGA